A stretch of the Meiothermus sp. CFH 77666 genome encodes the following:
- a CDS encoding GTP-binding protein has protein sequence MAKGVFERTKPHVNVGTIGHVDHGKTTLTAAITFVAAAANPN, from the coding sequence ATGGCGAAAGGCGTATTTGAGCGCACCAAACCCCACGTCAACGTGGGAACCATCGGACACGTAGATCACGGGAAGACCACCCTCACGGCGGCCATTACCTTTGTGGCGGCGGCGGCCAACCCCAAT
- a CDS encoding MBL fold metallo-hydrolase — protein sequence MQITPFGAAQTVTGSCHLVEHQNFRLLLDCGAYQGADEERNEEPFGFEPRSIDAVLISHAHNDHIGRLPLLIRQGYPGRVYVTEPTHLILPVILEDSLKLMQEERERLERKGREVPPLPWDEKDLAELYGRLEEVAFYQTQSLGPFRFRLRDAGHLPGSAFIQLEANGKTLIFSGDLGHRRKDVLTDPDYPAQADLVLCEGTYGDRSHRPFAATLEEFADILNEVLSQEGKVFIPSFALERTQEILFYIRELEQREAIPIVPVFVDSPMASKISEIYPKVRDFFSTEVQHIYSHGLDPFRPKRLDYTQGVEESKALNLMKGPLIIIAGNGMLSGGRILHHLRHGLPDAKNAVIITGYQPRGGLGELLIHNAETVRMFGETVRVRARTYTLGGFSGHAGRDELLDWLDSEKRIALVHGEVDKLQSLGQALRERGKAAFLAEWGRPIEV from the coding sequence ATGCAAATTACCCCCTTTGGTGCAGCTCAGACCGTAACCGGTAGCTGTCATCTGGTCGAACATCAGAACTTCAGATTGTTGCTCGATTGTGGGGCCTACCAGGGAGCCGACGAGGAGCGCAACGAGGAGCCTTTTGGCTTTGAGCCCCGAAGCATTGATGCAGTCCTGATTTCCCATGCGCACAATGACCACATAGGCCGCTTGCCCTTGCTGATTCGGCAGGGCTACCCGGGGCGGGTGTACGTGACCGAGCCCACCCATCTGATTCTGCCGGTAATCCTGGAGGATTCACTCAAGCTAATGCAGGAAGAGCGCGAGCGTCTGGAGCGCAAAGGCCGCGAGGTGCCCCCCCTGCCCTGGGATGAAAAGGATCTGGCGGAGCTTTATGGCCGCCTGGAAGAGGTGGCTTTCTATCAAACCCAGAGCCTGGGGCCCTTTCGATTCCGCCTGCGGGATGCGGGTCACCTGCCGGGGAGCGCCTTCATTCAGCTTGAAGCGAACGGCAAGACCCTGATTTTCAGCGGCGACCTGGGACACCGGCGCAAGGATGTACTCACCGACCCCGATTACCCCGCACAGGCCGATTTGGTGCTCTGCGAAGGAACCTATGGCGACCGCTCCCACCGCCCCTTTGCCGCTACCCTCGAGGAATTCGCCGACATTTTGAACGAAGTGCTGAGTCAGGAGGGCAAGGTGTTCATTCCGTCTTTTGCCCTCGAGCGCACCCAGGAAATTCTGTTTTATATCCGCGAGCTCGAGCAGCGGGAGGCCATTCCCATCGTCCCGGTGTTTGTAGACTCGCCCATGGCTTCCAAAATCAGCGAGATCTACCCCAAAGTGCGGGACTTCTTTAGCACCGAAGTGCAGCACATTTACTCGCACGGGCTCGACCCATTCCGGCCCAAACGCCTCGACTACACCCAGGGTGTGGAGGAGTCCAAGGCCCTTAACTTGATGAAAGGGCCACTCATCATTATTGCCGGTAACGGGATGCTCTCGGGCGGGCGCATCCTGCACCACCTGCGCCACGGCCTGCCTGACGCGAAAAATGCGGTCATCATCACCGGCTACCAGCCGAGGGGTGGCCTGGGCGAGCTGCTCATCCACAACGCCGAGACGGTGCGGATGTTTGGTGAGACCGTGCGGGTGCGGGCCAGAACCTATACCCTGGGGGGCTTTTCGGGCCACGCGGGCCGCGATGAACTGCTGGACTGGCTGGACAGCGAGAAGCGTATAGCCCTGGTACATGGCGAAGTGGACAAACTGCAAAGCCTGGGTCAGGCCCTGCGCGAACGCGGCAAAGCGGCTTTTTTGGCGGAGTGGGGCAGACCGATTGAAGTTTAG
- a CDS encoding sensor histidine kinase → MESGPSLYRLIKLYRLILPLAIALVVVLFELSLEPYQGQPVAFWLRMGFYGLVGPLVTWMTLEWIAQQVQDRERAQRAVEAANRRLEAIGNILKRASAADNLEQALASVVQEVAQALGMEASLTLEGVRATSPGFQSTRSLYEVPLPGMDGKLEVALLRPLSGEEQGFLEVLVAEVAGALDSVRARSRDLLTLYEVDQALRAEANLGRLLERLMERILAWAGASGGGVLLLDEENFLQPQVLRNLELPPYAFMPEQHWKEALEAPVFVRDNLLALPLREQTAIGLLLVQGEAENLRQRLPFLRFLAAQVTLAVRNAQAYLRAEELALTEERNRIAREIHDGIAQALAFMALKLDLAERLLKTDPIRATEELQQVKETLRGQIREVRRSIFALRPIDLERYGFLESVRRYATAFAEQAGFRVRLSLPEKIELSQASELVFFRILQEALTNAAKHGRPGLVQIKLTPLGERGGVLEISDNGKGFKAGGSASGMGGFGLTQMRERVEARGGRFSVESVEDHGTTVRAELPS, encoded by the coding sequence ATGGAGTCCGGCCCCAGTTTATACCGCCTGATCAAGTTATATCGCCTGATTTTACCGCTGGCGATTGCCCTGGTGGTGGTGCTATTTGAGCTTTCCCTCGAGCCTTACCAGGGCCAGCCGGTGGCCTTCTGGCTGCGCATGGGGTTTTATGGCCTGGTGGGGCCTCTGGTTACCTGGATGACCCTGGAGTGGATTGCCCAGCAGGTACAAGACCGTGAGCGGGCTCAAAGAGCCGTTGAGGCGGCCAACCGGCGGCTTGAGGCCATCGGCAACATCCTCAAGCGGGCCTCGGCAGCCGACAACCTCGAGCAGGCCCTGGCCTCGGTGGTGCAGGAGGTGGCCCAGGCGCTGGGCATGGAGGCCTCGCTGACCCTCGAGGGGGTGCGGGCCACCTCCCCAGGCTTCCAGAGTACCCGTTCCCTCTACGAAGTGCCCTTACCCGGCATGGACGGGAAGCTCGAGGTGGCCCTGCTCCGCCCCCTCTCGGGCGAGGAGCAGGGTTTCCTGGAGGTGCTGGTAGCCGAAGTGGCCGGGGCGCTCGACTCGGTGCGGGCCCGCAGCCGCGATCTACTCACCCTCTACGAAGTAGACCAGGCCCTGCGGGCCGAGGCCAACCTGGGCCGGCTCCTGGAGCGGCTGATGGAGCGCATTCTGGCCTGGGCCGGGGCCAGCGGGGGCGGGGTGTTGTTGCTGGATGAGGAGAACTTCCTGCAGCCCCAGGTGCTGCGGAACCTCGAGCTGCCCCCCTACGCCTTTATGCCCGAGCAACACTGGAAGGAAGCCCTGGAAGCCCCCGTATTTGTGCGGGACAACCTGCTGGCGTTGCCGCTGCGCGAACAGACCGCCATTGGCCTGCTACTGGTTCAGGGTGAGGCCGAAAACCTGCGCCAGAGGCTACCTTTTTTGCGCTTTCTGGCCGCCCAGGTTACCCTGGCCGTTCGCAATGCCCAGGCTTATCTGCGGGCCGAGGAGCTGGCCCTCACCGAGGAACGCAACCGCATTGCCCGCGAAATACACGACGGCATCGCCCAGGCCCTGGCCTTCATGGCCCTCAAACTCGACCTGGCCGAACGGCTTCTGAAAACCGACCCCATTCGCGCGACCGAAGAACTCCAGCAGGTCAAGGAGACCCTGCGGGGCCAGATACGCGAGGTACGGCGCAGCATATTTGCCCTGCGGCCCATCGATCTGGAGCGCTACGGCTTTCTCGAGTCGGTGCGGCGCTACGCCACCGCTTTTGCCGAGCAGGCGGGCTTCCGGGTGCGCCTCAGCCTGCCGGAAAAAATCGAGCTTTCGCAGGCCTCCGAGCTGGTATTTTTCCGGATTTTGCAGGAGGCCCTGACCAATGCAGCCAAGCACGGCAGGCCTGGGCTGGTGCAAATCAAGCTTACCCCCCTGGGCGAGCGGGGCGGCGTACTGGAGATTAGCGACAACGGAAAAGGCTTCAAGGCCGGAGGCTCGGCCAGCGGTATGGGTGGCTTTGGTCTGACCCAGATGCGTGAACGGGTCGAGGCCCGGGGTGGACGCTTTTCGGTCGAATCGGTGGAAGACCACGGTACAACGGTGCGCGCTGAACTGCCTTCTTGA